The Chlorocebus sabaeus isolate Y175 chromosome 6, mChlSab1.0.hap1, whole genome shotgun sequence genome has a segment encoding these proteins:
- the PTH2 gene encoding tuberoinfundibular peptide of 39 residues: METRQVSRSPRVQLLLLLLLVVPWGVRTASGVALPPVGVLSLRPPGPAWADPATPRLRRSLALADDAAFRERARLLAALERRHWLNSYMHKLLVLDAR; this comes from the exons ATGGAGACCCGCCAGGTGTCCAGGAGCCCTCGGgttcagctgctgctgctgctgttgctggtgGTGCCCTGGGGCGTTCGCACTGCCTCGGGAGTCGCCCTGCCCCCGGTCGGGGTCCTCAG CCTCCGCCCCCCAGGACCGGCCTGGGCGGATCCCGCCACCCCCCGGCTGCGGAGGAGCCTGGCTCTGGCGGACGACGCGGCCTTCCGGGAGCGCGCGCGGTTGCTGGCCGCCCTCGAGCGCCGCCACTGGCTGAACTCGTACATGCACAAGCTGTTGGTGTTGGACGCGCGCTGA